From Kineosporia succinea, the proteins below share one genomic window:
- a CDS encoding HAMP domain-containing methyl-accepting chemotaxis protein translates to MKATWTFGRTLAAGFAAVLLLNVIGGTVAIFGLSEVVRAKDRVIEVDSELELLAQQLLTARAERAAEVRGYLLTSDPEFRDAARRDADEFEAAIEKADGLVHTERGHALVDSIRTAEVNSRKAQDELIALRTTRSTQEVADAFAGAGTTRQTLQRSLNEFAAYERQLKQEGIASADSAQRRDIITIVSVIAGAVLATALIGWNITRRLRNRIGTAVGEVQTSSAELQTTANQQAVGSMEQATAMSEISTTVNELLATSRQITESAQRVADVAEQTASAGGTGRTRLESAQQSMAEIREQVQAIVGHTMALGEKSQQIGAVLDIVSELAEQTNILAINSTIEAAGAGESGRRFGVVADEIRKLADRVAESTKEIRSLIDVVRDSVHTTMMATEIGAKSVDTGTAQFEGVAAQFEQIVDLVQTTTEAAREIELSTKQQSTAVEQVNFAVSNVTQTTKEAETSSTQTLATASQLAELSARLRRIIEPVPGIHPVTGSHPATGGHPVAAGRYSPGRDDEEESTEP, encoded by the coding sequence ATGAAGGCAACCTGGACGTTCGGCCGGACCCTGGCGGCCGGCTTCGCGGCGGTGCTGCTGCTCAACGTGATCGGCGGCACCGTGGCGATCTTCGGGCTGAGCGAGGTGGTGCGGGCCAAGGACCGGGTGATCGAGGTCGACAGCGAACTCGAGCTGCTGGCCCAGCAACTGCTCACGGCGCGCGCCGAACGGGCCGCGGAGGTACGCGGTTACCTGCTGACCAGCGATCCGGAGTTCCGCGACGCGGCGCGCCGCGACGCCGACGAATTCGAGGCCGCCATCGAGAAGGCCGACGGCCTGGTGCACACCGAGCGGGGTCACGCGCTGGTCGACTCGATCCGGACGGCGGAGGTCAATTCCCGCAAGGCCCAGGACGAGCTGATCGCGCTGCGCACGACGCGCAGCACCCAGGAGGTCGCGGACGCGTTCGCCGGCGCCGGCACGACCCGGCAGACCCTGCAGCGGTCCCTGAACGAGTTCGCCGCCTACGAGCGGCAACTCAAGCAGGAGGGAATCGCCTCGGCCGACTCGGCGCAGCGCCGCGACATCATCACCATCGTCTCGGTGATCGCCGGGGCGGTGCTGGCGACCGCGCTGATCGGCTGGAACATCACGCGCCGTCTGCGGAACCGCATCGGCACCGCGGTGGGAGAGGTGCAGACCTCCTCGGCCGAGCTCCAGACCACCGCCAACCAGCAGGCCGTGGGCTCGATGGAACAGGCGACGGCGATGAGCGAGATCTCCACCACCGTCAACGAACTGCTCGCCACCTCGCGACAGATCACCGAGAGCGCGCAGCGGGTGGCGGACGTCGCCGAGCAGACCGCGTCGGCGGGCGGGACCGGGCGCACCCGGCTGGAGTCGGCGCAGCAGTCGATGGCCGAGATCCGTGAGCAGGTGCAGGCGATCGTCGGTCACACGATGGCGCTGGGCGAGAAGTCGCAGCAGATCGGGGCCGTGCTCGACATCGTCTCGGAACTGGCCGAGCAGACCAACATCCTGGCGATCAACTCGACGATCGAGGCGGCCGGGGCCGGGGAGAGCGGGCGGCGTTTCGGTGTGGTCGCCGACGAGATCCGCAAACTGGCCGACCGGGTGGCGGAGTCGACCAAGGAGATCCGCTCGCTCATCGACGTGGTGCGCGACTCGGTGCACACCACGATGATGGCCACCGAGATCGGCGCCAAGTCGGTGGACACCGGCACCGCCCAGTTCGAGGGCGTGGCCGCCCAGTTCGAGCAGATCGTCGACCTGGTGCAGACCACCACCGAGGCGGCCCGCGAGATCGAGCTGTCCACCAAGCAGCAGAGCACCGCCGTGGAGCAGGTGAACTTCGCGGTCTCGAACGTCACCCAGACCACCAAGGAGGCCGAGACCAGCTCCACCCAGACCCTGGCCACCGCCTCGCAGCTGGCCGAGCTCTCGGCCCGGCTGCGGCGGATCATCGAGCCGGTCCCGGGCATCCATCCGGTGACGGGCAGCCACCCGGCCACGGGCGGCCATCCGGTCGCGGCGGGCCGGTACTCCCCCGGTCGCGACGACGAGGAGGAGTCGACCGAGCCGTGA
- a CDS encoding chemotaxis protein CheW, giving the protein MSPHRTGLAELAGRAPAMRAEFDTSFAEVPAAVVLDLEDVLAIRLGDEERLITLDEVARVTSRPAITALPTFHPAMIGVVSDRGSLAAVWDLALLLGLPAQSPDWLVVPSAEPGLAITFEHFAGFRRVESARIGDEERLRLADLVRLVRDRAGAQNEGDPR; this is encoded by the coding sequence GTGAGCCCGCACCGCACCGGGCTCGCCGAACTGGCCGGGCGAGCCCCGGCGATGCGCGCCGAGTTCGACACCTCGTTCGCCGAGGTGCCGGCCGCGGTGGTGCTCGACCTCGAGGACGTGCTCGCGATCCGGCTCGGCGACGAGGAACGGCTGATCACGCTGGACGAGGTGGCCCGGGTGACGTCCCGGCCCGCGATCACCGCGCTGCCCACCTTCCACCCGGCGATGATCGGCGTGGTCAGCGACCGGGGCAGCCTGGCCGCCGTGTGGGACCTGGCCCTCCTGCTCGGCCTGCCCGCGCAGAGCCCGGACTGGCTGGTCGTGCCGTCGGCCGAACCCGGTCTGGCCATCACCTTCGAGCACTTCGCCGGCTTCCGCCGGGTGGAGAGCGCCCGGATCGGCGACGAGGAGCGGCTGCGGCTGGCCGACCTGGTCCGGCTCGTGCGGGACCGAGCCGGGGCCCAGAACGAGGGAGACCCCAGATGA
- a CDS encoding CheR family methyltransferase has protein sequence MGPRLRAEQMDRFAHLVERRLGLVFEGGDRERLSHALLHRLPSPQRVTAYLDDLEAGCEAGVPTALDELAALASDLTVGETYFLRQPDQFRVLTHSVLPDRMSRPDRPLQPTTESPYTRPLAPRVLSAGCASGEEAYSLAIALAEAGYPDARVTGIDVNPAALAKARAGRYTSWSMRAVPPLTQRHWFSTSDQHFSVVPKLLAAVDFRARNLAAPDPAFWRPTFDVIFCRNVLMYFSPTMMADVVHRLASALLPGGYLFLGSAETLRGLSEEFGLRETDGTFYYQLADPAAPAPAPTRPRVRALPRPRPVPGPESLSAADFQQVLDLIRAERYGAALGAMERIPVPTSPPRTTRETEVVLVRAVLLTQSGDLAGAGRDAHRLLGQGVSVSADAHAVLATGREADSDPRGALLHWRAAADADPRFAIAHLQLGRLSRAGGDPRGAARAYDRAAELLPHETERRVLLFGGGFDRGALLSVCRTMSRGGAS, from the coding sequence GTGGGCCCCCGGCTACGGGCCGAGCAGATGGACCGGTTCGCCCACCTCGTGGAGCGCCGGCTCGGGCTGGTGTTCGAGGGCGGCGACCGGGAGCGGCTCAGTCACGCCCTGCTCCACCGCCTGCCCTCGCCGCAGCGCGTCACCGCGTACCTCGACGACCTCGAGGCCGGTTGCGAGGCCGGGGTTCCCACCGCCCTCGACGAGCTGGCCGCCCTGGCCTCCGACCTCACCGTGGGCGAGACCTACTTCCTGCGTCAGCCCGACCAGTTCCGGGTGCTGACCCACAGCGTCCTGCCCGACCGGATGTCCCGCCCCGACCGGCCCCTGCAGCCCACGACCGAGTCTCCGTACACGCGTCCGCTGGCCCCCCGTGTGCTCTCGGCCGGCTGCGCGAGTGGTGAGGAGGCCTACTCCCTGGCCATCGCCCTGGCCGAGGCCGGCTACCCCGACGCCCGCGTCACCGGGATCGACGTGAACCCGGCGGCCCTGGCCAAGGCCCGGGCCGGGCGGTACACCTCGTGGTCGATGCGGGCCGTGCCCCCACTGACCCAGCGCCACTGGTTCAGCACCTCCGACCAGCACTTCTCGGTGGTGCCGAAACTGCTGGCGGCCGTGGACTTCCGCGCCCGCAACCTGGCCGCGCCGGACCCGGCGTTCTGGCGGCCCACCTTCGACGTGATCTTCTGCCGCAACGTGCTGATGTACTTCTCCCCCACGATGATGGCGGACGTGGTGCACCGGCTCGCGTCGGCGCTGCTGCCCGGTGGCTACCTGTTCCTCGGGTCGGCCGAGACGCTGCGCGGGCTGTCCGAGGAGTTCGGGCTGCGGGAGACCGACGGCACGTTCTACTACCAGCTCGCCGACCCCGCCGCACCCGCCCCGGCCCCCACCCGGCCCCGGGTGCGGGCGCTGCCCCGGCCGCGCCCGGTGCCCGGGCCGGAAAGCCTGTCGGCCGCGGACTTCCAGCAGGTGCTCGACCTGATCCGGGCCGAGCGGTACGGCGCCGCGCTGGGCGCGATGGAGCGCATCCCGGTGCCGACCAGCCCGCCGCGCACCACCCGGGAGACCGAGGTGGTGCTGGTGCGGGCCGTTCTCCTGACCCAGTCCGGCGACCTGGCCGGGGCCGGACGCGACGCGCATCGCCTTCTCGGGCAGGGAGTCTCGGTCTCCGCCGACGCCCACGCCGTGCTCGCCACCGGCCGCGAGGCCGACTCCGACCCGCGCGGCGCCCTGCTGCACTGGCGGGCCGCGGCCGACGCCGACCCCCGGTTCGCGATCGCCCACCTGCAGCTCGGGCGGCTCAGCCGGGCCGGAGGCGACCCACGCGGCGCGGCGCGGGCCTACGACCGCGCCGCCGAGCTGCTGCCGCACGAGACCGAGCGCCGGGTGCTGCTTTTCGGTGGGGGCTTCGACCGGGGCGCACTGCTGTCGGTGTGCCGCACGATGTCCCGCGGCGGTGCCTCGTGA
- a CDS encoding chemotaxis protein CheW, with protein sequence MKTGVEHNGSGVSLLVCGTGGKTFAVPLTSVRETMRPLPTSAVPGMPPFVLGVARIRGSAVPVVDSGILTGGAAVDASRWITLHTDDHRAVALAVQSIAGIRTVERDDLEELPPLLDGDAPQLFSALVSRDAQLLLALQASHLLPDGVWERLAEVTSS encoded by the coding sequence GTGAAGACGGGGGTCGAACACAACGGTTCCGGCGTTTCCCTGCTGGTCTGCGGGACCGGCGGGAAGACCTTCGCCGTGCCGCTCACGAGCGTGCGCGAGACCATGCGCCCGCTGCCCACCTCAGCGGTTCCCGGGATGCCGCCGTTCGTGCTCGGGGTGGCCCGGATCCGCGGATCGGCCGTGCCCGTGGTCGATTCCGGGATTCTCACCGGCGGGGCCGCGGTGGACGCGTCGCGCTGGATCACGCTGCACACCGACGACCACCGCGCGGTCGCCCTGGCGGTGCAGAGCATCGCCGGGATCCGCACCGTGGAGCGCGACGACCTGGAGGAGCTGCCGCCGCTGCTCGACGGTGACGCCCCCCAGCTGTTCTCGGCCCTGGTCTCGCGGGACGCCCAGCTGCTGCTGGCCCTGCAGGCCTCGCACCTGCTGCCCGACGGCGTCTGGGAGCGGCTGGCGGAGGTGACGTCATCCTGA
- a CDS encoding flavin-containing monooxygenase, whose amino-acid sequence MPEPTEPEAAEHVEVIVVGAGLSGIGTACHLQRSLPDVSYVILESRDTSGGTWDLFRYPGLRSDSDMFTLGYSFNPWRSPVAIAEGAAILRYVRETAEAFGVDSRIRYRQRVVSASWSQEKARWTVRIAADGKDRTMSCDFLYLNTGYYDYADPYRPEFTRQSEFTGELIHPQLWPRTANWDDQDVVVIGSGATAVTLAPALAPRARSVVMLQRSPGYVISLPRRNTVAERLFRWFPPVIASRLERARSAGVVSLMWHVSRIAPRRTARWLVGRVRHALPHGYPVREHFTPSYRPWDQRLCVAPDGDLFTAVAAGDVEMVTGRIAALGERSVELDDGRSLPADLIVLATGLRVKMLGGIALDLDGEPVVPADTVLHKGTMLSGVPNLAVSVGYANASWTLKIELSARLVVRTLRYMRWHGYRVVVASPPPTPGRVPLMSLMSGYLRRAEGLPTQGRHWPWRMVSSYWVDAALMRAGRLHGRGIHYLR is encoded by the coding sequence GTGCCGGAACCCACAGAGCCCGAAGCCGCGGAGCACGTCGAGGTCATCGTCGTCGGCGCCGGGCTGTCGGGCATCGGCACGGCCTGCCACCTGCAGCGCTCCCTGCCTGATGTGTCCTACGTGATCCTTGAGTCACGTGATACCAGCGGGGGCACGTGGGACCTGTTCCGATACCCGGGACTGCGCTCCGACTCCGACATGTTCACCCTCGGATACTCGTTCAATCCCTGGAGGTCTCCCGTCGCCATCGCCGAGGGTGCGGCCATCCTGCGCTACGTGCGGGAAACCGCCGAGGCGTTCGGCGTCGATTCCCGGATCCGCTACCGACAACGCGTGGTTTCGGCTTCCTGGAGCCAGGAGAAGGCTCGCTGGACGGTGCGGATCGCGGCCGACGGGAAAGACCGCACGATGAGTTGCGACTTTCTCTATCTGAATACTGGGTATTACGACTACGCCGATCCCTATCGGCCGGAGTTCACACGTCAAAGCGAATTCACCGGCGAATTGATTCATCCGCAACTGTGGCCCAGAACCGCGAACTGGGACGATCAGGACGTCGTGGTGATCGGCAGCGGCGCGACCGCGGTCACCCTGGCCCCGGCACTCGCACCTCGCGCCCGCAGCGTGGTGATGCTCCAGCGCTCACCCGGCTACGTGATCTCGCTGCCCCGGCGTAACACCGTGGCGGAGCGCCTGTTCCGCTGGTTCCCGCCGGTGATCGCCTCCCGCCTGGAACGGGCCCGCAGCGCCGGCGTGGTCAGCCTGATGTGGCACGTCTCCCGCATCGCACCCCGCCGCACGGCCCGCTGGCTGGTCGGTCGGGTGCGCCACGCACTCCCGCACGGCTACCCGGTGCGTGAACACTTCACACCGTCGTACCGTCCCTGGGACCAGCGCCTGTGCGTCGCTCCCGACGGCGACCTGTTCACCGCCGTCGCGGCCGGTGACGTGGAGATGGTGACCGGGCGGATCGCGGCGCTGGGCGAGCGCTCGGTGGAGCTCGACGACGGGCGCTCGCTGCCGGCCGACCTGATCGTGCTGGCCACCGGGCTGCGGGTGAAGATGCTCGGCGGGATCGCGCTCGACCTCGACGGGGAGCCGGTCGTGCCCGCCGACACCGTGCTGCACAAGGGCACGATGCTGTCCGGGGTGCCGAACCTCGCGGTGTCCGTCGGCTACGCGAATGCGTCCTGGACGCTGAAGATCGAGCTGTCGGCCCGGCTGGTGGTGCGCACACTGCGGTACATGCGCTGGCACGGCTACCGCGTCGTGGTGGCCTCACCGCCGCCCACCCCGGGCCGGGTGCCGCTGATGTCGCTGATGTCGGGGTATCTGCGGCGGGCCGAGGGGCTGCCCACGCAGGGGCGGCACTGGCCGTGGCGCATGGTCTCGTCGTACTGGGTGGACGCGGCGCTGATGCGGGCCGGGCGCCTGCACGGCCGGGGGATTCACTACCTCCGCTGA
- a CDS encoding sulfotransferase family protein: protein MKIQDESDAPPEPVVEEPKAKRVPVRRPSDPRDRLLQRPVFVLSSVRSGSTLLRVVLNSHSQIHAPHEMHFRRIQVSAYTEPVQQALEHADINERDLEHLLWDRLLHRELTLSGKSVLVEKTPSNVFVADRLATAWPRAKFVYLIRHPWSIAQSWHEGDPERRPLATAITHTLNYMEYLEKARNKRVGLTLRYEDLTAEPEKQTQAICEFLGLEWEPGMLEYGKKDHGDFVKGIGDWKEKIKTGTIQKGRPLPDISEVPVELRPMVERWGY from the coding sequence GTGAAGATTCAGGACGAATCCGACGCCCCGCCGGAACCGGTGGTGGAGGAGCCGAAGGCCAAGCGGGTCCCGGTGCGTCGTCCGTCCGATCCCCGTGACCGGCTCCTCCAGCGCCCCGTCTTCGTGCTCTCGTCCGTGAGGTCCGGCTCCACCTTGCTGCGGGTGGTGCTGAACAGTCACTCCCAGATCCACGCGCCGCACGAGATGCACTTCCGGCGCATCCAGGTCAGCGCCTACACCGAGCCGGTGCAGCAGGCCCTCGAGCACGCCGACATCAACGAGCGCGACCTCGAGCACCTGCTCTGGGACCGTCTCCTGCACCGCGAGCTCACGCTGAGCGGCAAGTCGGTGCTGGTCGAGAAGACCCCGAGCAACGTGTTCGTCGCCGACCGGCTGGCCACCGCCTGGCCCCGGGCCAAGTTCGTCTACCTGATCCGTCATCCCTGGTCGATCGCCCAGTCCTGGCACGAGGGCGACCCGGAGCGGCGTCCCCTGGCGACCGCGATCACGCACACGCTGAACTACATGGAGTACCTGGAGAAGGCCCGGAACAAGCGGGTCGGCCTGACCCTGCGTTACGAGGACCTGACCGCCGAGCCGGAGAAGCAGACCCAGGCGATCTGCGAGTTCCTCGGCCTGGAGTGGGAGCCGGGCATGCTCGAGTACGGCAAGAAGGACCACGGCGACTTCGTCAAGGGCATCGGCGACTGGAAGGAGAAGATCAAGACGGGCACGATCCAGAAGGGCCGCCCGCTGCCCGACATCTCCGAGGTCCCGGTCGAGCTGCGTCCCATGGTCGAGCGCTGGGGTTACTGA